The Carassius gibelio isolate Cgi1373 ecotype wild population from Czech Republic chromosome B14, carGib1.2-hapl.c, whole genome shotgun sequence genome has a segment encoding these proteins:
- the LOC127971731 gene encoding uncharacterized protein LOC127971731 isoform X4 produces the protein MAEGVRRRRKLKPVEEAIQFSLQQKDKNGLEGRFISHLKGRGVFSCTDFEKGDFLLEYRGDLISKEESRDDGSLGRLVNDDHINPNSRMKTIRVDGKPHLCLFATRSICPGEEITYDYGDSEWPWRCTTLSVVEPSTLEVNTLSKSEDTDVEKLKVVSDQSVLDSSICAASEGLEKVTLKKDQLLLDDQDCVEKMSPVKEHVLNEEQSFCAPVEGVKEVCRHVVVTSAISSMDKCAECVGPVAALKWIGLRCKLCSSFWHKSCYLKLHEWDGRRSLCVRKYLI, from the exons ATGGCTGAAGGTGTGAGGCGAAGGAGAAAGCTGAAGCCCGTGGAGGAGGCCATACAGTTTTCACTTCAACAGAAAGACAAGAATGGACTCGAGGGCAGGTTCATCAGTCATCTTAAAG GGAGGGGTGTGTTCAGCTGTACTGACTTTGAGAAAGGAGATTTCCTGCTGGAATACAGAGGAGACCTCATCAGCAAAGAAGAAT CCCGAGATGACGGTTCTCTTGGGCGGCTTGTAAACGATGACCATATTAACCCAAACAGCAGGATGAAGACGATTCGTGTGGATGGAAAACCTCACTTATGTTTATTTGCCACAAGGAGCATCTGTCCTGGTGAAGAGATCACATATGATTATGGTGATTCTGAGTGGCCATGGAGATGCACG ACTCTTAGTGTGGTTGAACCGTCCACTCTTGAAGTCAACACACTGTCCAAGTCAGAAGACACAGACGTAGAGAAG CTGAAAGTTGTCAGTGATCAGTCAGTGTTGGACTCCAGTATCTGTGCAGCCTCTGAAGGACTGGAAAAG GTGACTCTGAAGAAGGACCAGTTACTATTGGATGATCAGGACTGTGTTGAGAAG atGTCACCTGTCAAAGAGCATGTGTTGAATGAGGAGCAGAGCTTTTGTGCCCCAGTTGAAGGAGTTAAGGAG gTCTGCAGACATGTTGTGGTCACTTCAGCAATATCAAGCATGGATAAATGTGCTGAATGTGTGGGACCTGTTGCAGCTCTCAAGTGGATTGGCCTGAGATGTAAAT TGTGCTCCAGTTTTTGGCATAAGTCCTGCTATCTGAAGCTTCATGAATGGGATGGAAGACGGTCATTGTGTGTaagaaaatatttgatttga
- the LOC127971731 gene encoding uncharacterized protein LOC127971731 isoform X2, whose amino-acid sequence MAEGVRRRRKLKPVEEAIQFSLQQKDKNGLEGRFISHLKGRGVFSCTDFEKGDFLLEYRGDLISKEECERRQRIYHDALKVFMFEFRYNGKLLCVDAARDDGSLGRLVNDDHINPNSRMKTIRVDGKPHLCLFATRSICPGEEITYDYGDSEWPWRCTTLSVVEPSTLEVNTLSKSEDTDVEKLKVVSDQSVLDSSICAASEGLEKVTLKKDQLLLDDQDCVEKMSPVKEHVLNEEQSFCAPVEGVKEVCRHVVVTSAISSMDKCAECVGPVAALKWIGLRCKLCSSFWHKSCYLKLHEWDGRRSLCVRKYLI is encoded by the exons ATGGCTGAAGGTGTGAGGCGAAGGAGAAAGCTGAAGCCCGTGGAGGAGGCCATACAGTTTTCACTTCAACAGAAAGACAAGAATGGACTCGAGGGCAGGTTCATCAGTCATCTTAAAG GGAGGGGTGTGTTCAGCTGTACTGACTTTGAGAAAGGAGATTTCCTGCTGGAATACAGAGGAGACCTCATCAGCAAAGAAGAATGTGAGCGGAGGCAAAGAATATATCACGATGCACTTAAAGTTTTCATGTTTGAGTTTCGCTACAATGGAAAACTCCTCTG TGTCGATGCAGCCCGAGATGACGGTTCTCTTGGGCGGCTTGTAAACGATGACCATATTAACCCAAACAGCAGGATGAAGACGATTCGTGTGGATGGAAAACCTCACTTATGTTTATTTGCCACAAGGAGCATCTGTCCTGGTGAAGAGATCACATATGATTATGGTGATTCTGAGTGGCCATGGAGATGCACG ACTCTTAGTGTGGTTGAACCGTCCACTCTTGAAGTCAACACACTGTCCAAGTCAGAAGACACAGACGTAGAGAAG CTGAAAGTTGTCAGTGATCAGTCAGTGTTGGACTCCAGTATCTGTGCAGCCTCTGAAGGACTGGAAAAG GTGACTCTGAAGAAGGACCAGTTACTATTGGATGATCAGGACTGTGTTGAGAAG atGTCACCTGTCAAAGAGCATGTGTTGAATGAGGAGCAGAGCTTTTGTGCCCCAGTTGAAGGAGTTAAGGAG gTCTGCAGACATGTTGTGGTCACTTCAGCAATATCAAGCATGGATAAATGTGCTGAATGTGTGGGACCTGTTGCAGCTCTCAAGTGGATTGGCCTGAGATGTAAAT TGTGCTCCAGTTTTTGGCATAAGTCCTGCTATCTGAAGCTTCATGAATGGGATGGAAGACGGTCATTGTGTGTaagaaaatatttgatttga
- the LOC127971731 gene encoding uncharacterized protein LOC127971731 isoform X3: MAEGVRRRRKLKPVEEAIQFSLQQKDKNGLEGRFISHLKGRGVFSCTDFEKGDFLLEYRGDLISKEECERRQRIYHDALKVFMFEFRYNGKLLCVDAARDDGSLGRLVNDDHINPNSRMKTIRVDGKPHLCLFATRSICPGEEITYDYGDSEWPWRCTTLSVVEPSTLEVNTLSKSEDTDVEKLKVVSDQSVLDSSICAASEGLEKVTLKKDQLLLDDQDCVEKMSPVKEHVLNEEQSFCAPVEGVKEVCRHVVVTSAISSMDKCAECVGPVAALKWIGLRCKLCSSFWHKSCYLKLHEWDGRRSLCMRST, from the exons ATGGCTGAAGGTGTGAGGCGAAGGAGAAAGCTGAAGCCCGTGGAGGAGGCCATACAGTTTTCACTTCAACAGAAAGACAAGAATGGACTCGAGGGCAGGTTCATCAGTCATCTTAAAG GGAGGGGTGTGTTCAGCTGTACTGACTTTGAGAAAGGAGATTTCCTGCTGGAATACAGAGGAGACCTCATCAGCAAAGAAGAATGTGAGCGGAGGCAAAGAATATATCACGATGCACTTAAAGTTTTCATGTTTGAGTTTCGCTACAATGGAAAACTCCTCTG TGTCGATGCAGCCCGAGATGACGGTTCTCTTGGGCGGCTTGTAAACGATGACCATATTAACCCAAACAGCAGGATGAAGACGATTCGTGTGGATGGAAAACCTCACTTATGTTTATTTGCCACAAGGAGCATCTGTCCTGGTGAAGAGATCACATATGATTATGGTGATTCTGAGTGGCCATGGAGATGCACG ACTCTTAGTGTGGTTGAACCGTCCACTCTTGAAGTCAACACACTGTCCAAGTCAGAAGACACAGACGTAGAGAAG CTGAAAGTTGTCAGTGATCAGTCAGTGTTGGACTCCAGTATCTGTGCAGCCTCTGAAGGACTGGAAAAG GTGACTCTGAAGAAGGACCAGTTACTATTGGATGATCAGGACTGTGTTGAGAAG atGTCACCTGTCAAAGAGCATGTGTTGAATGAGGAGCAGAGCTTTTGTGCCCCAGTTGAAGGAGTTAAGGAG gTCTGCAGACATGTTGTGGTCACTTCAGCAATATCAAGCATGGATAAATGTGCTGAATGTGTGGGACCTGTTGCAGCTCTCAAGTGGATTGGCCTGAGATGTAAAT TGTGCTCCAGTTTTTGGCATAAGTCCTGCTATCTGAAGCTTCATGAATGGGATGGAAGACGGTCATTGTGT